The following proteins come from a genomic window of Ailuropoda melanoleuca isolate Jingjing chromosome 2, ASM200744v2, whole genome shotgun sequence:
- the SLC16A1 gene encoding monocarboxylate transporter 1: MPPAVGGPVGYTPPDGGWGWAVVVGAFISIGFSYAFPKSITVFFKEIEGIFSATTSEVSWISSIMLAVMYGGGPVSSVLVNKYGSRPVMIVGGCLSGCGLIAASFCNTVHELYVCIGVIGGLGLAFNLNPALTMIGKYFYKRRPLANGLAMAGSPVFLSTLAPLNQAFFGIFGWRGSFLILGGLLLNCCVAGALMRPIGPPPTSAGKDRSKEALQEPGKSDEKKGASDANTDLIGGNRKEEKQSVFQTINKFLDLSLFTHRGFLLYLSGNVLMFFGLFTPLVFLSNYGKSQHYSSEKSAFLLSILAFVDMVARPSMGLVANTKWIRPRVQYFFAASVVANGVCHLLAPLSSTYIGFCVYAGFFGFAFGWLSSVLFETLMDLVGPQRFSSAVGLVTIVECCPVLLGPPLLGRLNDIYGDYKYTYWACGVILIIAGIYLFVGMGINYHLVAKEQKAEKQQKESKEEEASVDAAEKPKEYAAESSEEKDTEGSPKEEESPV; the protein is encoded by the exons ATGCCACCAGCAGTTGGAGGTCCAGTTGGATACACTCCCCCAgatggaggctgggggtgggcagtaGTAGTTGGAGCTTTCATTTCCATCGGCTTCTCTTATGCATTTCCCAAATCCATTACTGTGTTCTTCAAAGAAATTGAAGGCATATTCAGTGCCACCACCAGTGAAGTGTCATGGATATCCTCAATCATGTTGGCTGTCATGTATGGTGGAG GTCCTGTGAGTAGTGTCCTGGTGAATAAATACGGCAGTCGTCCAGTCATGATTGTTGGTGGCTGCTTGTCAGGCTGTGGCTTGATAGCAGCTTCTTTCTGTAATACTGTTCATGAACTTTATGTGTGTATTGGAGTCATTGGAG gtCTTGGGCTTGCCTTCAACTTGAATCCAGCTCTGACCATGATTGGCAAGTATTTCTATAAGAGGCGACCGTTGGCAAATGGACTGGCCATGGCAGGCAGCCCTGTGTTCCTCTCTACTCTGGCCCCCCTCAATCAGGCTTTCTTTGGTATCTTTGGCTGGAGAGGAAGCTTCCTAATTCTTGGGGGCCTCCTACTAAACTGCTGTGTAGCTGGAGCGCTGATGCGACCAATAGGGCCCCCACCAACAAGTGCGGGGAAAGATAGGTCTAAAGAAGCCCTTCAGGAACCTGGAAAATCTGACGAGAAAAAGGGAGCAAGTGATGCAAATACAGATCTTATTGGAGGAAACCGcaaagaagagaaacaatcaGTCTTCCAAACAATTAATAAATTCCTGGACTTATCTCTGTTCACACACAGAGGCTTTTTGCTATACCTGTCCGGAAATGTGCTCATGTTTTTTGGACTGTTTACCCCTCTGGTTTTTCTTAGTAATTATGGCAAGAGTCAGCATTATTCCAGTGAGAAgtctgccttccttctttccattctgGCTTTTGTTGACATGGTAGCTAGACCTTCTATGGGACTCGTAGCCAACACCAAGTGGATAAGACCTCGAGTTCAGTATTTTTTTGCGGCttctgttgttgcaaatggagtGTGTCATCTGCTAGCACCTTTATCCTCCACCTACATTGGGTTTTGTGTCTATGCGGGATTCTTTGGATttgcatttgggtggctcagctcaGTGTTGTTTGAAACACTGATGGACCTTGTAGGACCCCAGAGGTTCTCCAGCGCCGTGGGATTGGTGACCATTGTGGAATGCTGTCCTGTCCTCCTGGGGCCACCACTCTTAG GTCGTCTGAATGACATCTACGGAGACTACAAATACACCTACTGGGCATGTGGTGTGATCCTAATTATAGCAGGCATCTATCTCTTCGTTGGCATGGGAATCAATTATCACCTTGTGGCCAaagagcagaaagcagagaagcagcagaaggaaagtaAAGAGGAGGAGGCCAGTGTCGATGCTGCTGAGAAACCCAAAGAATATGCAGCAGAATCTTCAGAggagaaagacacagaaggaagTCCCAAAGAGGAGGAGAGTCCAGTCTAA